The following proteins come from a genomic window of Kocuria palustris:
- a CDS encoding amidohydrolase family protein produces the protein MSQQSTERSPLEGPVLYRRGSVYTTVDPGASALIAEGDQVVWVGSEQAADSLQDERMQVVELDGRLITPAFVDSSADLSRSAHPSAAAALGLGAVVHTGGLQDAEALQNWVEAAQQGRAARVLLWPSLDPQDDVASVVEQVRERFSAALVGLRLPVADADAQAVASFCTAVSQESLAPALAVSRADELAIALEGLELVASSAGERTAHAMGVRVDLVGAVELTQRDLERLAAASVTLCLDPSVEAPVAELYRQGIPVVWGTGAALLDGWEAVRALLHHPDPQQRISARAAFVAATRGAWRALGGGHPMAGQLASGTPATYAVWEVEALMVQPAEGTGASWSTDPRARTPLLPALEDEASPRCTQTVVDGRILPLS, from the coding sequence ATGTCCCAGCAGTCCACCGAGCGAAGCCCCCTCGAGGGTCCTGTCCTCTACCGCCGAGGCTCCGTCTACACGACGGTGGATCCGGGAGCCTCGGCGCTGATCGCCGAGGGGGATCAGGTGGTCTGGGTCGGATCGGAGCAGGCCGCTGACTCGCTGCAGGACGAGCGGATGCAGGTCGTCGAGCTGGACGGCCGGCTGATCACCCCGGCCTTCGTCGACAGCTCCGCGGATCTGAGCCGCAGCGCGCACCCGAGCGCAGCGGCGGCGCTCGGGCTCGGAGCCGTGGTGCACACCGGCGGTCTGCAGGATGCCGAGGCGCTGCAGAACTGGGTCGAGGCGGCGCAGCAGGGCCGTGCCGCGCGCGTCCTGCTGTGGCCGAGCCTCGATCCGCAGGATGACGTCGCCTCGGTCGTCGAGCAGGTCCGTGAGCGCTTCAGCGCTGCGCTGGTCGGCCTCCGGCTGCCGGTGGCGGACGCTGACGCCCAGGCCGTGGCGTCGTTCTGCACGGCCGTGTCGCAGGAGTCTCTGGCCCCGGCGCTGGCCGTCAGCCGCGCCGACGAGTTGGCGATCGCGCTGGAGGGCCTCGAGCTCGTGGCGAGCAGCGCGGGGGAGCGCACCGCCCACGCCATGGGCGTGCGCGTGGACCTCGTGGGTGCGGTGGAGCTGACCCAGCGCGACCTCGAGCGCCTCGCCGCCGCTTCCGTCACGCTGTGCCTGGATCCCTCGGTCGAGGCGCCGGTGGCCGAGCTCTACCGGCAGGGCATCCCGGTGGTCTGGGGCACGGGCGCCGCTCTGCTCGACGGCTGGGAGGCCGTGCGAGCCCTGCTGCACCACCCCGATCCGCAGCAGCGCATCTCCGCGAGGGCCGCCTTCGTGGCCGCGACCCGCGGCGCCTGGCGGGCTCTGGGCGGAGGACATCCAATGGCCGGGCAGCTGGCCTCCGGAACACCGGCCACCTACGCCGTGTGGGAGGTCGAGGCGCTGATGGTCCAGCCAGCCGAGGGCACCGGCGCCTCCTGGAGCACCGACCCCCGGGCCCGCACCCCGCTGCTGCCGGCGCTCGAGGACGAGGCGAGCCCGCGCTGCACGCAGACCGTCGTGGACGGACGCATCCTCCCGCTGAGCTGA
- a CDS encoding DEAD/DEAH box helicase, whose protein sequence is MSSPAERYMAAKARTSEARTYRSRFAASLDFELDDFQIEGCRALEEGRGVLVAAPTGAGKTVVGEFAVDLALHRGQKAFYTTPIKALSNQKHSDFVRRFGAERVGLLTGDTSINSEADVVVMTTEVLRNMLYADSPTLSNLGFVVMDEVHYLADRFRGAVWEEVIIHLPPHVQMACLSATVSNAEEFGDWLGTVRGETDVVVSEHRPVPLWQHMQVGTELMDLFVTDTVEQAAEKAERLERAREAGLEARIEPPAVNPELLHLARSQASGRRGPGGRSRERMRQKNGRGRGGHGRDDRGRGSGRDDRGGSIPRISRPHLLRQLQSEGLLPAITFIFSRAGCDDAVTQCLAADLQLTTEAERRTIRAVTAETAAALNDADLDVLGFRQWRDGLLHGVAAHHAGLLPLFKEVVEELFTQGLIKAVFATETLALGINMPARSVVLERLDKFNGEARVDITPGEYTQLTGRAGRRGIDVEGHAVVLWRPGTDPQAVAGLASKRTYPLNSSFRPTYNMSVNLIAQFGAQRTRGILESSFAQFQADRSVVGIAREVRRNQEALAGYEESMTCHLGDFTEYAALRRELKDTEKSAEKARSHARRTEAAASLQDLLPGDVVDIPTGRNRGFAVVVSPDPHSPQPRPSIVTHDAHLRRLGAQDLEGPLEPISRIRLPKRIAVSSLKERKVISGAMRSALQEGVPPRTGGRSDQPRFARGGSGSEARITELRRRLREHPCHGCSDREQHARWAERWERLRRETDRLMRQLDGRTNAVAARFDRITSVLHELDYLERRDDELRLTPAGQSLRRIYGDRDLLLAMGLRDGILDGLDPASIAAVATVFTYQAKRQDAGARPRLPSAKIEQAVATAVTHWTRLTDLEEQHRVDQTAEPELGMVGPMHRWARGGSLRATLEDTELAAGDFVRWTKQVIDLLDQVASIRGLDAQTRTGCQRAVDLIRRGVVVQSVLEDPEP, encoded by the coding sequence ATGTCCAGTCCAGCCGAGCGATACATGGCAGCCAAGGCCCGCACCTCCGAGGCCAGGACCTACCGCAGCCGCTTCGCGGCCAGCCTGGACTTCGAGCTCGACGACTTCCAGATCGAGGGCTGCCGTGCGCTCGAGGAGGGCCGCGGCGTCCTGGTCGCAGCACCCACCGGCGCCGGCAAGACCGTCGTGGGGGAGTTCGCCGTCGACCTGGCGCTGCATCGCGGGCAGAAGGCGTTCTACACCACGCCCATCAAGGCGCTGAGCAACCAGAAGCACTCGGACTTCGTCCGCCGCTTCGGTGCCGAGCGCGTGGGGCTGCTCACCGGCGACACCTCGATCAACTCCGAGGCGGACGTGGTGGTGATGACCACCGAGGTCCTGCGCAACATGCTCTACGCGGACTCGCCCACCCTGAGCAACCTCGGCTTCGTGGTCATGGACGAGGTCCACTACCTGGCCGATCGCTTCCGCGGCGCCGTGTGGGAGGAGGTCATCATCCACCTGCCGCCGCACGTGCAGATGGCCTGCCTGTCCGCCACGGTCTCCAACGCGGAGGAGTTCGGCGATTGGCTGGGCACCGTGCGCGGGGAGACGGACGTGGTGGTCTCCGAGCACCGTCCGGTGCCCCTGTGGCAGCACATGCAGGTCGGCACCGAGCTGATGGACCTGTTCGTCACGGACACGGTCGAGCAGGCCGCCGAGAAGGCCGAACGGCTCGAGCGAGCGCGAGAGGCCGGGCTCGAGGCCCGGATCGAGCCGCCGGCGGTGAACCCCGAGCTGCTGCATCTGGCCCGCTCCCAGGCCTCCGGACGGCGTGGTCCGGGCGGGCGGTCCCGAGAGCGCATGCGCCAGAAGAACGGCCGAGGGCGCGGCGGGCACGGACGAGACGACCGCGGACGCGGCTCCGGGCGCGACGACCGCGGCGGCTCCATCCCGCGCATCAGCCGCCCCCACCTTCTCCGACAGCTGCAGAGCGAGGGCCTGCTGCCGGCGATCACGTTCATCTTCTCCCGAGCCGGCTGCGACGACGCCGTGACCCAGTGCCTGGCCGCCGACCTGCAGCTGACTACCGAGGCCGAGCGGCGCACCATCCGCGCTGTGACCGCGGAGACGGCCGCCGCGCTCAACGACGCCGATCTGGACGTCCTCGGCTTCCGACAGTGGCGGGACGGCCTGCTGCACGGCGTGGCGGCCCACCACGCGGGGCTGCTGCCGCTGTTCAAGGAGGTCGTGGAGGAGCTGTTCACCCAGGGGCTGATCAAAGCCGTGTTCGCCACCGAGACCCTGGCGCTGGGCATCAACATGCCGGCGCGCTCCGTGGTGCTCGAGCGCCTGGACAAGTTCAACGGCGAGGCCCGCGTGGACATCACGCCGGGGGAGTACACCCAGCTCACCGGACGCGCGGGGCGCCGAGGGATCGACGTGGAGGGCCACGCGGTCGTGCTGTGGCGGCCCGGCACGGACCCCCAGGCCGTGGCCGGGCTGGCCTCCAAGCGCACGTACCCGTTGAACTCGAGCTTCCGGCCGACCTACAACATGTCGGTCAACCTGATCGCACAGTTCGGCGCCCAGCGCACCCGCGGGATCCTGGAGTCGTCGTTCGCCCAGTTCCAGGCCGATCGCTCGGTCGTGGGCATCGCCCGGGAAGTGCGCCGCAATCAGGAGGCGCTGGCCGGCTACGAGGAGTCCATGACCTGCCACCTGGGCGACTTCACGGAGTACGCGGCGCTGCGCCGGGAGCTCAAGGACACCGAGAAGTCGGCCGAGAAGGCCCGCTCGCACGCCCGGCGCACGGAGGCCGCGGCATCGCTGCAGGACCTGCTGCCCGGCGATGTGGTGGACATCCCCACTGGCCGCAACCGGGGCTTCGCCGTGGTGGTCTCCCCGGATCCGCACTCGCCGCAGCCGCGGCCGTCGATCGTCACCCACGACGCCCACCTGCGACGCCTGGGCGCTCAGGATCTCGAGGGTCCGCTCGAGCCGATCTCGCGCATCCGTCTGCCCAAGCGGATCGCGGTCTCCTCGCTGAAGGAGCGCAAGGTCATCTCCGGAGCCATGCGCTCCGCGCTGCAGGAGGGCGTGCCTCCGCGGACGGGAGGCCGCAGTGATCAGCCGCGCTTCGCCCGCGGCGGCTCGGGCTCGGAGGCGCGCATCACGGAGCTGCGCCGGCGCCTGCGCGAGCACCCCTGCCACGGCTGCAGCGACCGCGAGCAGCACGCCCGCTGGGCCGAGCGCTGGGAGCGGCTGCGCCGCGAGACCGACCGCCTCATGCGCCAGCTCGACGGACGCACGAACGCGGTGGCCGCCCGCTTCGACCGCATCACCTCGGTGCTGCACGAGCTCGACTACCTCGAGCGCCGCGACGACGAGCTGCGGCTGACCCCGGCCGGGCAGAGCCTGCGGCGGATCTACGGCGATCGCGATCTCCTGCTGGCCATGGGGCTGCGCGACGGCATCCTGGACGGGCTGGACCCGGCGTCCATCGCCGCTGTGGCCACGGTCTTCACGTATCAGGCCAAGCGCCAGGACGCCGGTGCGCGGCCGCGACTGCCCTCCGCCAAGATCGAGCAGGCCGTCGCCACCGCCGTGACGCACTGGACCCGGCTGACCGATCTGGAGGAGCAGCACCGCGTCGATCAGACGGCCGAGCCCGAGCTCGGCATGGTCGGACCCATGCACCGCTGGGCCCGCGGCGGCTCCCTGCGCGCCACGCTCGAGGACACCGAGCTGGCGGCCGGCGACTTCGTGCGCTGGACCAAGCAGGTGATCGACCTTCTCGATCAGGTGGCCTCGATCCGCGGCCTCGACGCCCAGACACGCACCGGCTGCCAGCGCGCCGTCGACCTGATCAGACGCGGCGTGGTCGTCCAATCCGTCCTCGAGGACCCTGAGCCCTGA
- the tatC gene encoding twin-arginine translocase subunit TatC yields the protein MTEMQPEKPAGRPSAADRREQRRVRSRRRNPQAQMALTEHLRELRNRLIKAAIGLVVGMILGFVVYNPFMSYITEPLTAVAEAQGQEAAVNYNSVGGPFNQMVQVALTLGVIISSPVWLYQIWAFIMPALQKKEKRYAYGFLLAAVPLFLTGCAVAVLVLPTAVIALTSFTPTGGTNLIGADVYVTFFMQLILTFGISFVLPVLLVGLNMLGLLKGRTILRSWRWVVIIVLIISAMAAPGPDMMTMFYLAVPLLLLFFLAVALCLLLDRRKAKRAAAREAETGLGADSATSAEDLSAMGRTDEKT from the coding sequence ATGACCGAGATGCAGCCGGAGAAGCCCGCCGGGAGGCCCTCAGCAGCGGATCGGCGCGAGCAGCGCCGCGTGCGCAGCCGCCGCCGCAACCCCCAGGCGCAGATGGCGCTCACCGAGCACCTGCGCGAGCTGCGCAACCGCCTGATCAAGGCGGCCATCGGACTGGTGGTCGGCATGATCCTGGGCTTCGTGGTCTACAACCCGTTCATGTCCTACATCACCGAGCCGCTCACGGCGGTCGCGGAGGCCCAGGGACAGGAAGCGGCCGTCAACTACAACTCGGTCGGCGGTCCGTTCAACCAGATGGTCCAGGTCGCGCTGACCCTGGGCGTCATCATCTCCAGCCCCGTCTGGCTCTACCAGATCTGGGCGTTCATCATGCCTGCGCTGCAGAAGAAGGAGAAGCGCTACGCCTACGGCTTCCTGCTCGCGGCGGTCCCGCTGTTCCTGACAGGCTGCGCCGTGGCTGTGCTCGTGCTGCCCACCGCAGTCATCGCGCTGACATCGTTCACGCCCACCGGCGGCACCAACCTGATCGGCGCCGACGTCTACGTCACGTTCTTCATGCAGCTGATCCTGACCTTCGGCATCTCGTTCGTGCTGCCGGTGCTGCTCGTGGGCCTGAACATGCTCGGTCTGCTCAAGGGCCGGACCATCCTGCGCTCATGGCGCTGGGTCGTGATCATCGTGCTGATCATCTCGGCCATGGCGGCGCCGGGGCCGGACATGATGACCATGTTCTACCTGGCCGTGCCGCTGCTGCTGCTGTTCTTCCTGGCGGTGGCGCTGTGCCTGCTGCTCGACCGCCGCAAGGCCAAGCGGGCGGCGGCCCGGGAGGCCGAGACGGGTCTCGGCGCAGACAGCGCGACCTCTGCTGAGGACCTCAGCGCCATGGGGCGCACCGACGAGAAGACCTGA
- the tatA gene encoding Sec-independent protein translocase subunit TatA — protein sequence MGKLFDNPMFIVLILLVIVLLFGAPKLPGMARSLGQSMRIFKSEVKEMKDDGKDSKGENESTIVDGETVRESGTSTSTGTNGSTAADSASNSDGTVR from the coding sequence ATGGGTAAGCTCTTCGACAATCCGATGTTCATCGTCCTGATCCTGCTGGTCATCGTCCTGCTCTTCGGGGCTCCCAAGCTGCCCGGAATGGCCCGCAGCCTCGGCCAGTCCATGCGCATCTTCAAGTCCGAGGTCAAGGAGATGAAGGACGACGGCAAGGACTCCAAGGGGGAGAACGAGTCCACGATCGTCGACGGCGAGACCGTGCGCGAGTCCGGGACCAGTACCAGCACGGGAACGAACGGCTCCACGGCGGCGGACAGCGCCTCGAACTCGGACGGCACCGTCCGATGA
- a CDS encoding WYL domain-containing protein, with protein MLALLYRERGYTRAELRGVVPDYQEATTDSGFERMFERDKQELRALGFPIEEVPESLLFEDDATFRYRIPRGSFTLPPLRFTAEETAVLGLAANAWTEASLGTVARRALRKLEPVLEASAVQDEPSPMIQPTVTVQEPAFAPLMEAVLRHRQVRFDYLAASTDEQTHRRLEPWGVGSRFGSWYVTGWDLDRQAERTFRLSRIVSEVRATAQTFEPPAGFSMNDRLDALEASPALGSVAVDVAPGRGQMLRRMASAESLGAGTDGRDRLLVPVTEPERVADEVAAVGPDAFMPSPELADLPEADPLDAELGAADPLEALLQPGQPEPRLQTRVRASVLRRLRGAAQFQQRLRGAEVDWNRPSRRSRRTSTSSSEHLARLLEIVRYVYGHQGVDISEVAEHVEVDVDQVVEDLGLLFVCGRPGHTPDQLIEASWDGGPVNVSNAEEISDPVRLTQPEAAALMIGLQTLRSLPGEQTPAIDSALRKVAEAAGEPATVVDAVGARADTALAAASLEAAGHDEPEPLPEITAWSAAQDPIDSLVDLVRGAIDDRRRVRIQYIVASRDEVTEREIDPLHLTSSNTYWYVIAWCTKAQALREFRLDRVRSALVVGDAEVHEDPASRPQLRPRDPALSAETEIALVTDRRSRWIADQYRATRTAVVELPPLEGVAAEEAAVEEAPAARGRGGRPPVEFEAAQISFTTAEQAFSLVTRYGGQLGALAPPPVVQAGEQWVNTAMAPYLEAVDDQESELG; from the coding sequence ATGCTCGCGCTGCTGTACCGCGAGCGGGGCTACACCCGCGCGGAGCTGCGCGGGGTCGTGCCCGACTACCAGGAGGCCACGACCGACAGCGGCTTCGAGCGGATGTTCGAGCGCGACAAGCAGGAGCTGCGCGCCCTGGGCTTCCCGATCGAGGAGGTCCCGGAGTCGCTGCTCTTCGAGGACGATGCCACCTTCCGCTACCGGATCCCGCGCGGCTCCTTCACGCTGCCTCCGCTGCGATTCACCGCAGAGGAGACGGCTGTGCTCGGCCTGGCCGCCAACGCCTGGACCGAGGCGTCGCTGGGCACCGTGGCCAGGCGCGCCCTGCGCAAGCTCGAGCCCGTGCTGGAGGCCTCGGCCGTCCAGGACGAGCCCTCGCCCATGATCCAGCCCACCGTCACGGTCCAGGAACCGGCCTTCGCTCCGCTCATGGAGGCCGTGCTGCGTCACCGCCAGGTGCGCTTCGACTATCTGGCGGCCTCGACCGATGAGCAGACGCATCGTCGGCTCGAGCCGTGGGGCGTCGGCTCCCGGTTCGGCTCGTGGTACGTGACGGGCTGGGACCTGGACCGCCAGGCCGAGCGCACGTTCAGGCTCTCGCGCATCGTCTCCGAGGTCCGAGCCACCGCCCAGACCTTCGAGCCCCCGGCCGGGTTCTCCATGAACGACCGCCTGGATGCGCTCGAGGCCTCACCGGCACTGGGATCGGTCGCCGTCGACGTGGCCCCGGGCCGAGGCCAGATGCTGCGACGCATGGCCTCTGCCGAGTCGCTGGGCGCCGGGACCGATGGCCGAGACCGCCTGCTGGTGCCCGTCACCGAGCCGGAGCGCGTGGCCGACGAGGTCGCCGCCGTGGGCCCGGACGCCTTCATGCCGTCGCCGGAGCTCGCGGACCTGCCGGAGGCCGACCCGCTGGACGCCGAGCTCGGCGCCGCAGATCCGCTGGAGGCCCTGCTGCAGCCGGGCCAGCCCGAGCCGCGGCTGCAGACCCGCGTGCGCGCCAGCGTGCTGCGCCGCCTGCGCGGGGCGGCTCAGTTCCAGCAGCGCCTGCGAGGAGCCGAGGTCGACTGGAACCGCCCCTCGCGGCGCTCCCGGCGCACCTCCACGTCGTCGTCGGAGCACCTGGCGCGGCTGCTCGAGATCGTGCGCTACGTCTACGGGCACCAGGGCGTGGACATCAGCGAGGTCGCCGAGCACGTCGAGGTCGACGTCGACCAGGTGGTCGAGGACCTTGGCCTGCTCTTCGTGTGCGGACGTCCCGGGCACACCCCGGATCAGCTCATCGAGGCCTCCTGGGACGGCGGGCCGGTCAACGTCTCGAACGCCGAGGAGATCTCGGACCCGGTGCGCCTGACCCAGCCCGAGGCCGCCGCGCTGATGATCGGGCTGCAGACGCTGCGCTCCCTGCCCGGCGAGCAGACCCCGGCCATCGACTCTGCGCTGCGCAAGGTCGCGGAGGCGGCGGGGGAGCCGGCCACGGTCGTGGACGCCGTCGGAGCACGTGCTGACACCGCCCTGGCCGCGGCCTCCCTGGAGGCGGCCGGCCACGACGAGCCCGAGCCGCTGCCGGAGATCACTGCGTGGTCGGCCGCCCAGGACCCGATCGACTCGCTCGTGGATCTGGTCCGCGGGGCGATCGACGACCGACGCCGTGTGCGGATCCAGTACATCGTGGCCTCGCGCGACGAAGTCACGGAGCGGGAGATCGACCCCCTGCACCTGACCTCGTCCAACACCTACTGGTACGTGATCGCGTGGTGCACCAAGGCGCAGGCGCTGCGCGAGTTCCGCCTGGACCGCGTGCGCTCGGCCCTGGTGGTCGGCGATGCCGAGGTCCACGAGGACCCCGCCTCGCGTCCGCAGTTGCGCCCCCGGGACCCAGCGCTGTCCGCCGAGACGGAGATCGCCCTGGTCACCGACCGCCGCAGCCGTTGGATCGCCGATCAGTACCGGGCCACGCGCACCGCGGTCGTCGAGCTGCCGCCGCTGGAGGGGGTGGCCGCGGAGGAGGCTGCCGTCGAGGAGGCCCCCGCCGCTCGAGGGCGAGGCGGGCGCCCGCCGGTCGAGTTCGAGGCCGCGCAGATCTCCTTCACCACGGCGGAGCAGGCCTTCTCGCTGGTCACCCGCTACGGCGGGCAGCTCGGCGCGCTGGCCCCGCCGCCGGTCGTCCAGGCCGGGGAACAGTGGGTGAACACCGCCATGGCCCCCTATCTGGAGGCGGTCGATGATCAGGAATCGGAACTAGGGTGA
- a CDS encoding FKBP-type peptidyl-prolyl cis-trans isomerase has protein sequence MSFGQRNLDRSKPEVDFPEGDAPTELVSIDLVEGKGAVAEPGKQVSCHYVGVAHSTGEEFDASWNRGQPLDFTVGIGQVIEGWDQGLLGMRVGGRRRLEIPSSMAYGERGAGGAIGPNEALIFVVDLVDVR, from the coding sequence GTGTCCTTCGGACAGCGAAATCTCGACCGCTCCAAGCCCGAGGTGGACTTCCCCGAGGGCGATGCCCCCACCGAGCTCGTGTCGATCGACCTGGTCGAGGGCAAGGGCGCTGTGGCGGAGCCCGGCAAGCAGGTCTCCTGCCACTACGTCGGCGTGGCCCACTCGACCGGCGAGGAGTTCGACGCCTCGTGGAACCGCGGCCAGCCGCTGGACTTCACGGTCGGCATCGGCCAGGTCATCGAGGGATGGGACCAGGGTCTGCTGGGCATGCGCGTGGGCGGACGCCGTCGTCTCGAGATCCCGTCGTCCATGGCCTACGGGGAGCGCGGCGCAGGCGGCGCCATCGGCCCGAACGAGGCCCTGATCTTCGTCGTCGACCTCGTCGACGTGCGCTGA